The DNA segment CGGCGGCCAGCAACATGCCGCTGACCATAAACAGGCTGAGAACACCCAATAGGTACATGCTGCTCCTCATCGAACCAGCATGGCTTGGCCGGACTTCACCAGTTTTTCGGCGTCCTCTTCCATAGGTTTCGGCACCAGCAAACCGCGCTGCACCGCCGGCCGCTCGTCGATGGCTGCTAGCCAGCGCTGCAGGTGCTCCAATCCCTCGACCGAAACACCGGCCCAGTCATACAACCGCACCCAGGGGAAGGTAGCGATGTCGGCAATGCTGTACTCACCGGCCAGGTACTCCACTTCACTCAGGTGGGTATTGAGTACTTCGTATAGGCGGCGGGTTTCATGCTGATAGCGGTCGATCGGGCCCTGCAGCTTCTCCGGGAAATAGCGGAAAAACACATTGGCCTGGCCCTGCATGGGGCCGACACCGCCCATTTGGAACATCAGCCACTGGATCACCCGTGAGCGGCCTTTGACGTCCTGCGGCATCAGTTGGCCGGTCAACTCGGCCAGGTAGATGAGGATGGCGCCAGACTCGAACACAGCGAAATTGTCATTGGCCCGATCAACGATGGCCGGAATCCGCCCGTTGGGATTGATCTTCAGAAACGCCGGGGTCTTCTGCTCTTGCTTGTCGAAGCTCAGCACCTGCACCTGGTAAGGCAGGCCGAGTTCCTCAAGCGCGATGGAAATCTTGTGGCCATTGGGGGTAGCGGCGGTGTACAGGTCGATCATGCTTCTCTCCTGTGGCGATCCGCTCAGCCTCCCCAGTTGGCCCGGGCAAGTCAAGGCACAGCGAAGAACCGATTGAAACAGTCTGCTACGGCCTGGGCACCCGCCTCGTCATCCAGATGCAGATGGTGCCCACCGGCCAGTTGATGCAACTCGAACGGCAAGCCCTTGAGCATATCGGTAAAACGCGGTTGTTCCAGCAGCATGCCCCGCTCGGCCAGCACCAGGCTGACCGGGCAGCTCAACCGCTGAATGAACGCCTGGGTGTGGGCGCGAGTCAGGCGCAGGGGCGATGGCAAGGTCAGACGGCTGTCGGTACGCCAAGTGTAGCCACCGGGCACCGGCATCAAGCCGCGCTGTGCCAACAGCTCGGCGGCTTCGCGGGTCACCGCGCCGACGCCTTTCATGCGCGCTTCCACCGCTCGCTCAAACTTCTCGTACACCGGTTTGCGTTTGCCGGCCAAGGCCATCTGCGCCTTGAGCGCTTCACCGAGTTTTTCCGGCGCGGTCTCGGCTTCGCCGGTGTAGGGGATCAGCCCGTCGATCAGGGCCAGACGCTCGACTCGCTCCGGCATCGCACCTGCCAGCAACACCGAAACAATCGCGCCCATGGAGTGACCGAGCAGTGAGAAACGCTGCCAACCGAACTGTTCAGCTACTTGCAGCACATCGTGGGCGTAATCCCAAAGCGCATAGCTGCCTCCCGCCGGGCGGTGATCGGAATGGCCATGCCCAGCGAAGTCCAGCGCCACGATGCGCAGACCATCCAGCTTGGGCGCCAAGCGGGCGAAGCTCATGGCGTTATCCAGCCAGCCGTGCAGGGCAATCACCGGCTGACCGTCTTGCGGGCCGAACACATGGGCCGCCAGTTCGATATGCGGCAGGCTCAGGCGGACTTCTTCGAAAGGTATGTTCATGCAGACTCCTGCTCAGCCCTACGGCCATGCCAACGGCTGAAGAGTTGTTTCAGCAACTCGGCGGTGTCTTGCGGGCGTTCCAGGGGGAACATATGGCCGCCGGGCAACGTCAAGTATTCGCCCTGCGGCACCCGCCGAATCAACCGGGTGTGGTGCGGCAGCACCACGCGGCTATGGCGCCCACGAATCATCGCCAACGGCACCTTGAGCTGCTGCGGCCGCCCCGGACTGGTATGCGGCACGCTACGGTAGATGCTGATCTCGGTAGCCGGATCGAAACGCAAGCGCAGGCTCTCGCCAGTGTTGTGCAGGCCGTGCTGCACATAGGCGTCCAGGCATTCAGGATCGAAACGGCGGAACAGCGACTTGGCGGAAAAATAGCTACGCGCCTCGGCCAGGTCGGCGAACTCTTCGCGGCGACCCAGGGTGCGGCCGGCCGGAGTGATGCGGTCGATAAAACCAAAGCGTTTGGCCGCGCGAATGACCAGGCGGTCGGCCAGAGTCAGCACCGGCGAGTCGAGCATCACCACGCCACGGTAAAGCTCCGGACGCAGCAGGGCGGCGTGATAATGCAGCACCCCGCCCAGAGAATGCCCGACACCCCAGACCGGCTCAGCTTGCCCCTGTAGATGATGCAGCAACTCGTCGACCAGGTTGCTCCAGTTGTCGTTGACCGGGAAGCGCGGATCATGGCCGTGCTGCTGCAAGTGCTGCACCTGATAAGCCGGCGCCAAAGCAGCAAATAACTTGCCGTAAGTGGCCGAGGGAAAGCCATTGGCATGGGCAAAAAACACCTGCTGCGACATACACGCACATCCGTCAGGGAAAAACTGGCTGATTGTCCGCAACCGGCTCCCCTGCGGCAATGACCGTAACTGCCAGGAATGATGACAGTCCGGCCAAGCCTATGACGCGGTGAACGCACTCCGCAGCCAGGGGTTGCTCAACACGATCCCCAGGGCCACCAGCAGGAAGACCAGACCGCACAACGCATCGATGGCCGGCACCGCACGCAACAATCGGCGCTGCATGGCCGGCTGCGTCAGAATCACGCTGAGCAGGCTGAACCAGCCAAGGCCCATGCCAAACAGCATGCTTGCCACCGCCACTTTACCGGCCAGCGAGATATCTGCCGGAATCAAGCTGGACAACAGCGCCAGAAAAAACACCAATGCCTTGGGGTTCAGCAGATTGGTGGCCAGCCCTCGTAGCCAGGGCCCTAGTCGGGATGGCGCGAGCGTGCCGTCCAGGCCGCCCGACGCCCCACGCCGCAGGAAAGCGCACAAGGCGCCGTACCCTAGCCAACCGAGATAGCAGGCGCCGAGCAACTGCAGCAGGCCAAATAACAGCGGAGATCGACCAAGTAATACCGACACCCCGGCCAGCACCAGAGTGCCATGCACCAGAATGCCGCAGGCCAGGCCCAGCGCGCTGAGCAGGCCGGCGCGCCGCCCTTGATGCAACGCGGTGCGCACCACCAAAGCCACATCGGGGCCAGGGCTGACCAGGGCCACGGCGAACACAGCCGTGAGCGTCAGCAAGACGGACGTCTCCTGCATGGGCTTATCTCCAGATGAGCAATGAATGAACGTTAGGGAAAATCTGAAAAAGTAGTGATTCATCGCTCCTGCGCAGGCGGAATGACGATTTACTCAGCGAGTCCTTAGAGCTGCGCGCGCAGGCGAGCGGGCGGCAAACCATAGGTGCGGCGAAACAGACGAGTGAAATGCGCCTGATCGTAGAAGCCGAGCTGTACGGCGATATCACTTAGAGGCATGCCGCCAAGCACCAGCGGCAAGGCCCGTTCGAGACGCAGTTGAGTCAGCCATTGGTGCGGCGGCAAGCCACACTGGCGGCTGAAACGCCGCAGGGTCTGCCACGGACTCAGTTCACAGAAAGCCGCCAGTTCCTCCAGTGAGGGTGGCTGATCGAGGCGCGACTCCAGCCACTCGCGGATCTGCCCCCAGCGCCTCGGCGCGAAACCCTGCTCGAGCTCGACGACGCGTAAAGTCGAGGCCAGCCCAAGCAAACCCGCCATGGCCTGCAACAGCAGGCTTTCCTGCGACAATCGCGAGCCAGTGCGCATGGCCCCATGCAGGTTATGCAAATCCAACTGCAAGCCAGGGTTCCGCAGGATGGCCGTGGTCAGCCGCGGCGCCCCCTGACGGCCGTCACTCAAGCTGCGGCTGGCCTGCTCCAGCCACCGCGGATCGAGCGCCAGCACCCGGATTCGATAACCTTCGCCGGGCAGACTGGCGCCATCATGGATGCTTTCCGGAGTCATCAGCAGCGTATCGCCAGCCCCCGCCAGGTGCCGCTCACCGCGATAGACGTAGCGCTGACGGCCCTGCAGCAGCAAGCCGATGTGATATTCCAGATGGAAATGTCGGGGAAATGCAAAACGGTGGTATTCGGCGTCGATAAGACGCACGCCGGGCAACGCGCTGCTGAAGTGGTTGATCTGTTCCATGCCCAGCACTTTACCTGGCAGGCGATGGGATGATCTTGTACAAAATTGCAGTAGATACCGAGTACTAACGGCCGACCATAATCAACGATCGGCCGTTAATACTCAGTTTTTTTATACAGTCTTATTGGGGTGGCAGTTGACCCAGTGG comes from the Pseudomonas cavernicola genome and includes:
- a CDS encoding AraC family transcriptional regulator → MEQINHFSSALPGVRLIDAEYHRFAFPRHFHLEYHIGLLLQGRQRYVYRGERHLAGAGDTLLMTPESIHDGASLPGEGYRIRVLALDPRWLEQASRSLSDGRQGAPRLTTAILRNPGLQLDLHNLHGAMRTGSRLSQESLLLQAMAGLLGLASTLRVVELEQGFAPRRWGQIREWLESRLDQPPSLEELAAFCELSPWQTLRRFSRQCGLPPHQWLTQLRLERALPLVLGGMPLSDIAVQLGFYDQAHFTRLFRRTYGLPPARLRAQL
- a CDS encoding glutathione S-transferase family protein, whose translation is MIDLYTAATPNGHKISIALEELGLPYQVQVLSFDKQEQKTPAFLKINPNGRIPAIVDRANDNFAVFESGAILIYLAELTGQLMPQDVKGRSRVIQWLMFQMGGVGPMQGQANVFFRYFPEKLQGPIDRYQHETRRLYEVLNTHLSEVEYLAGEYSIADIATFPWVRLYDWAGVSVEGLEHLQRWLAAIDERPAVQRGLLVPKPMEEDAEKLVKSGQAMLVR
- a CDS encoding alpha/beta fold hydrolase, yielding MSQQVFFAHANGFPSATYGKLFAALAPAYQVQHLQQHGHDPRFPVNDNWSNLVDELLHHLQGQAEPVWGVGHSLGGVLHYHAALLRPELYRGVVMLDSPVLTLADRLVIRAAKRFGFIDRITPAGRTLGRREEFADLAEARSYFSAKSLFRRFDPECLDAYVQHGLHNTGESLRLRFDPATEISIYRSVPHTSPGRPQQLKVPLAMIRGRHSRVVLPHHTRLIRRVPQGEYLTLPGGHMFPLERPQDTAELLKQLFSRWHGRRAEQESA
- a CDS encoding alpha/beta hydrolase, translated to MNIPFEEVRLSLPHIELAAHVFGPQDGQPVIALHGWLDNAMSFARLAPKLDGLRIVALDFAGHGHSDHRPAGGSYALWDYAHDVLQVAEQFGWQRFSLLGHSMGAIVSVLLAGAMPERVERLALIDGLIPYTGEAETAPEKLGEALKAQMALAGKRKPVYEKFERAVEARMKGVGAVTREAAELLAQRGLMPVPGGYTWRTDSRLTLPSPLRLTRAHTQAFIQRLSCPVSLVLAERGMLLEQPRFTDMLKGLPFELHQLAGGHHLHLDDEAGAQAVADCFNRFFAVP
- a CDS encoding LysE family translocator gives rise to the protein MQETSVLLTLTAVFAVALVSPGPDVALVVRTALHQGRRAGLLSALGLACGILVHGTLVLAGVSVLLGRSPLLFGLLQLLGACYLGWLGYGALCAFLRRGASGGLDGTLAPSRLGPWLRGLATNLLNPKALVFFLALLSSLIPADISLAGKVAVASMLFGMGLGWFSLLSVILTQPAMQRRLLRAVPAIDALCGLVFLLVALGIVLSNPWLRSAFTAS